The following DNA comes from Methanothermus fervidus DSM 2088.
TCTAATCTTAGTGAGTGTCCATGAACAGATTTTCCTCTAATCCCTGTTCTAGCTGGATCAAAAAACTCTGTTTCTATTAATTCTTTAGCTATTTTTTCAACGTCTCTCTCTCTAGCTTCAATTATTTGTCTTCCTGATAAAGTACCAGCATCTGCACCTCTGTATCTCCATAAATATGCTCTTGATCTAATATATGGTTGTGCTGGTGCAAAATACACAGAATCTGTAAATTGTACATATCTGACTCTATCTCCAGCTTTTGCACCTTCAGTTGGTTCAACAATGTCTTTTATTGGATCTTCTGGCTCATCTAATTCTTCAAGTGGAGGATGAACACTTGGATATTCTTCACCAGGGGCTCTATGTCCTAATATCCTAACTACATCTTCATCTGAAATTTCTCTCAATTTTTCTAATTCTGCATCTGGGTTCATAAATTTCCTTCTATTTTCAGCTATTTTCGTAGATCCAGGATAGAATTGGGCCATATCTAAACACCTCCTAATTTAATACTCCAAACGTGTTAAAACATTAAGCCATTTTTTAACTTTATTAACAATTTCATCTAATTTCTCCTGGGGGCAGGTTTCGCCTCTCACAACCCCACTTACAATGTCTACAACGATGCCTTTTGTTTGAGGTTTATCAGGCATTACTGCACGCGTCTTAACACCGATTTTTGCAAAATCTTCAAAATCTACTGGATATTCACACACAATAATGCAAGGAACATCGACGTTCCTTAGTATTAAACGAGCCTTGTAGATTATGTGATATCTGACAGCTCCCAAATGTACCAAAGCCAATTTATGTCTTCCTATTTGTTCTGCCTCTTCAGGAGTAATTCCAAAAAGCCCTCCCGCCCCAGCCTCAGGTGCATCACTTGGAACTCCAGCTCCAGCATTTAATACCAAAGTACTTACCTTTATATCATTTTCTCGCAATGCAAAGGTTATTTCACAAATGGGTTTAGTTATATGTCTTCTTCCTGGTGACATTGCAACAGCTACAACATCGCCACCACATTGAGCAAATGTACCTCTTTGGGCCAAACCTCCTCCTTCACCTAGCCCCATTGTTTCCCTACAATCTACAATATGTGTTGTTCTTCCAATCATTTAATCACGTTTTTTCTTTTTTGTTTTTGGTATTATTGATACCCTATCTTTTAATCTAGCACTTTGATCTGTCATTCCTACTAACTCCGTTGGTAACTTATCAACATCCTTACCAAATTTTATAGCATCAGTCACCGTTTTTTGTCTTCTAAAGAATGTTCCTGGAATTAATTCATATTTAAATGGAAATACTTCATCGCAAACTTCTTTAATTTTTTCCATTGTCTTTTTATCTTCTATTTCTACAAATATTCTCCCTGTTTTAACTTTAAGTTCTATATCCTGACCTTTTACATTTATAACTCGTCTATCAGGGTGTTCTCCTGCTGGTAATCTTTGACCTTGTATTATCATTCTTTTTATACCTTCAATCTCCCCAAGCTTATTCAACAATTTTTCAGTTGTCTCAGCACTGAGGAGTCGATGTGGAAATATCTCTACATCCATTTCCTGCCCCCAGGATCCACAGTTAGCTTTATACTTTATCTTTTATTTCGGCTGCAGCCTCTACAACATATTTTAATGGCTCTCTAAATTCATCTACTTTACTAAACACGTCTTTTATTAATCCTGAAGTTAATTCTGGTGAAAACATTTGTGTTCCAGCATCTAATGCCATTGCAGCGGCAACACAAGGAATTGCAAATCCTTTACTATGCCTTGTCACAATGTGGTTTCCATTAAATATTCCAGGTCCTCCACCACCATAGATTGAGTGACTGAAGAATGAGAAACCTACAGCTGTACCTTCTGCCCTTCCAAAATCAACGCCAGGCAGGCCAGTTTCAAATTCAATAATGTCATTGTAGTAAAGAATTGTTGACGATACACCTTGAGCTGCTCTTGCAGCTCCTTGATTAACAATTGTAGCTGCTACTAATCCAGCTGCAGCATATGCATTCCATAATGCCAAATCATCTGTACCATATACCTTATATCCATTTAATTCTTTTTCAACTTTTATTACACCATCTTCTTTTGCTCTTTCAACAACGTCCTCAACAACTGATCCAACTGTTCCATCCTTTCCATTAGCTTTAACTAAATCATATACCAAATTATCAGCGTTTAAGCCCTGATATGCTAGACCAAGTAAATGCAATCTTTCAAATTTTCCAACAGCGTCTCCCATTTCAAACATTGCCGTATGTTCTAGAATTGAAGATAAAGCTACAGCCTGCAATGTATTTTTAAGTGTTGCTGCTACTATGTGATTAACTAAAATGTTTCTTAATGCGTATCCAGGTCCTTCTAATTTTTGAGGTATATCTAACATTGTAGCAATGTTTCCACCGACGTATTCTACAGATTGTGGATATCTTCCCAATACAGCAGCTTTAACCATGTTTGCATCATAGATGCTAATGTCACATACATCAATTATTGATTGTATAAATGCTGATGCTGTAACAAGAGGTGCAACAGAGTATTCAGCAGCAGATTCTAATCTTGATGAAGGTACTTTAACTAAAGCTCTTTTACCATCATGTAGTAACTCTACAACTGTATCATCGCCCTCTTCCACTTGAATCATTTCTTTGGCTTTTTCAGCAATTGCTTCAGCATTATCTATGACATCAACATCAAGTTCTCTACCAGGTATGTGACAACCAGAACCTCCAACTTTTGCGCTTCTTAATGCATTTTCAATTCCTTCTAAATTTACAGCAACTGTTCTTTTGATGTCATGTATAATTTTCTTTATTGCTGTATTTCGCAATGGACTTAAAGCCTCAATAGGTACTTGTTCTTCAACTAAGTTTCCCCTATCATCATACAAATCTACTTTATCTTCATATTTTGGCATTAATTAACCTCCTTTTTAAATATCTTTTTGTGAATAATTGTATAAATTACATATTTAATGAAATTTTCTTTTACAGTCAAGTAGAAAAATATATAAGTGCAGAAAAATGATTATATATTAGAGTTACTCCTAAAACTGTCTCATATTTTTTATTTCAATAGTATTATTACAACTACATAAAAGTGAAAAAAATGCAAATAATTGCAGATGTTGGAGGTAGGCCAGGCAAAGATTGCGGAGGCTTTTGCAAGTATTGTTACTTTAGAAATGTAGGTAAATTTAAACCATTTGGATGTAAAAATTGTCCACCAGGCAAAATAGGATGTAAAGTTTGTACAAAAGAAATAGCAGAACTTAACAATGGTTTTTTACCTCCAGCGTTTGTAATATCAAATATTCAATCAAGCCTTCTTATGTATGGACACAAAAAAGATGTAAAGATTAATATTAGTGGTGGTGGAGACGTCAGCTGTTATCCATATCTTCTTGATTTAACAAGAGAAATAAACAATTTAGGTTTACCCATACATCTTGGATATACAAGTGGTAAAGGAATCGATGATGCAAGAATAGCATATGAATTAATAGATAATGGCGTAGATGAGGTAACTTTTACAGTATTTTCTGTAAATCCCAAATTAAGAAAAGAATGGATGTCAGATAGAAAACCAGAAGAATCTCTAAAAGCATTGAAAATATTTTGCGAAAATATAGAGGTTCATTGTGCTGCAGTGATAATACCTGGTGTAAATGATGGTGAGGAGTTATATAAGACTTGCGCCAAGCTGGAAGAATGGGGAGCTGAAGGATTTATATTGATGAGATTTGCAAACTATAAAAACCAAGGATTAATTTTAGGCAATGGGCCAATAATTAAAGGAGTTGAACCACATACATTGGAAGAATTTTCTGAATTAGTTAAAAAATTAGACAAAGAGTTTGATTTGAGGATAACTGGTACTCCCTTGTGTGATCCAAAAAATGGTGCACCATTTGCACTTTCACGTGAAGAAAATAAAGAATTTTTAAAAATATTACCAAAAATAAAAGGAGAGGCTACAATATTAACAAGTAAAATAGCTGCCCCATATATATATAAAATAATTAAAAATTTAGGTGCAGAAGACAAAGTGAATGTATATCCAACAAAAAAAGATATAGGATGTTTAATTACACGTGAAGACCTCAAAGACGTTGATTTATCTAAAATCAAAGACACTGTAATAATTCCAGGACGTGCGTTAGTTCATGACATGGAAGCAGAAAAAATCCTTAGTAAAGATGGAAATAAAAGAATCGTAGTTAGAGGACCTGACAGATTGTCAGTTGATGGTGAAATGAGTGGGACAATGTCAGAGTATGATGTAATAGAAACTGAAATGGAGGCATGGTACGAGTTAATTAATATAATAAACTTCTATGGGTTAAACCATGAATACCATAGTTATAAGCCCTGAATTCTACAATTATGGATCATTAGTTGTTGCAGGTATACTTAAGAATTTAAAACATAAAGTGAATTATTTTAAAGGATTTAAAAATAAAATAAATGCAGATATTACTTTTATAAGTCTCCAATCTACAATTCATCTTCTCAAATACCAAAAAAATATAAATTCAATTGATTCTTTTAAAGTTGTAGGTGGACCAGTAACAATGGATCCTAGCATGGTCTTTAAGTATTTGGATGTAGATGCTGTGATGGTAGGGGAAGCTGAAAACAAATTAGAAAATTTTATGAGAAAATTTGAAGAAAATAAATTAGATGAAATTGAAGGAGTAATATTAAAAGATCAAAAAGATGAAATTCCTAAAATGATACATTCTAATTCTTTGGATAGACCCCTACCATATATACCTCCAGACATCAAAAATGAAAATATAAGGGGCGCCAATGTTTACATAGAAACTCACAGAGGATGTCCTGGTAACTGCGGGTTTTGTCAAGTACCAAAATTTTTTGGAAGAGAAGTGAGAAGTAGAAAATTAAATGAAATTGTAAATGAAGTAAAAGAATTCGTAAAAATGGGTGCTAGGAGAATTGCCATAAGTGGGGGCACAGGAACTTTATATGGATGCAAAAAATTCAAAGAAATCAATGAAGAAGCTTTTATAGAGTTATTAAAAAATTTGAGTAAAATTACAGGAAAAGAAAACTTAACAATACCTGATATACGTGTAGATACAGTTTCACCAGAAATAATGGAGGCTATAAGTAAATACACAAATGGATGGGTATTTTATGGAATAGAATCTGGCAGTGAAAAAATTTTAAAGAAAATGAATAAAGGCATCAAAATAGAAACAGTTTATGAAGCTGTAGAACTAGCTAGAGAACATGGTGTTAAAGTTGCTGGATCATTTATAGTAGGGTATCCTGGTGAAACAGAAGATGATTTTGAGGCTACATTAAGTTTAGCTGATGATTTAATGTTAGATGATTATTTTGTAAGTATAGCTGAACCAATTCCAGGTACTCCTCTTGCTGAAGAAGTTAAAAACCTTCCACTAGATAAAAATCCTGTATTTATGGAAGTAAATGATACAAATGTTTCAACAATTGCTGAGTTTAGAGCATTGAAGCTCATGCTGGATTCATATGTTTTTAGGAAAATACCAATGCCTATGACTGAAAAGTTATTTAACATGATTTTAAAAGAAGTCAAATCACAATCAAAACATATAAAAACCGTAACTTACATGATTAAAGACATGATTTAACTTTTAGCTTTAACAGCGTTTTTTATTATTTCTTCTAAGGAACTTCCTTCAGCTTTCACAATTTTACATTCAGGTAACAAAAATTCTAAATTTTTAGATGGATTTTTAATAGCCAAAATGTCTATATTTTCTGATTTTAAAAATTTTGCAGCTTTTATTCCTTTCTTCTTCTCTACTTTGGCTCCGGGATTTTCTTTCATTTCAATCTTTGTTATTTTATTATCTACAATTTTAGCTATAGCAAAATGAGAAGCTTTACCAAGATGTCCACTTACTTCACCATTTTTTAAAGGCACTGCAACAATTTTATAATTTTTTTCAAATGCCTCTGTTTGAATTGTTAAAATATCAACAGATTTTATTTCATCTTTAACCTTATCTTTTACCTTTAATATAATCTTATGTGCATCTTTAATTGTCTTCTCTGGATCTAGCTCCAGATGCATCTCACCAAAAATATATGGCCCACATCTTCTAAGTCTTATTGCATGTGCACCTCTAACACCATCAACCTTTTCTGCAATATTCTTTATCTTATTTATTATCTTTGGATCGATTCCTGCATCTAAAAGTGCAAGTATATCTGCTTTACATAACTCAATACCCATATGAAAAATTAAAATTGAAATTATAATACCTGCTAGACCTTCTATCCATTCATAACCAAAAAATGAGGATAAAATACCTATGAATACAATTAAAGATGAAAAAGTGTCGATTAAGCTATGTTTTCCATCGTTTATAAGTGCTTGAGATCCTATTTTTTTACCAATCTTCTCTTTATAAATAGCTAGAATATAACATATAATTGCAGATAAAAGTGCAATTACTATACCAATAGTAGGATACTTTAATGTATGGGGGTTTATGATACTTTTAATAGATTCATACATTATTTCAATTCCTGCCACCAGGATTAAAACCGATACCACAAAAGAAACAAAGGTTTCAACTTTGTAATATCCATATGGAAATCTCTGATTTGGTTTACGTTGAGAAATTTTTAATCCTAAATATACAGCCAAAGAAGAAAAGACATCGGAAAACGAATGCATAGCATCCGCTATTAAAGATATACTACCTGAAATATAACCAACAGCGCCTTTAACAACTGTTAAAAATAAATTTATATAAGTAGAATATTTTGCAACCTTTTCCCCTCTCTTTAAGTTCATTCTACCACATTATTAACTCAAATCTAATTTATTTTTAATTTTTTCTATTATTTCAAAAAACTTCTTAGAGATTTTTGAGTCTGGGTATTTTTCAATGACTGGAGCTCCATCGTTTAAAGCCTCTATATTTTTAATATCTAATGGTATCGAACCAAGATATGGAATAGAATATTCTTTTGCTAATTCCTTTCCATTTCCTTTACCAAAAATACGGGTTTCTTCACCACATTTTGGACATACAAAACTACACATATTTTCTACAATTCCTATAACTTCCATATTTAATTCTTTTACCATGTTTATGCACTTTTTAACATCGTCTATAGCCACTGATTGAGGTGTGGTGACAATTATCACTCCATCAAGATTAGATATAGATTGCAATACTGTTAATGGCTCATCTCCAGTACCTGGAGGATTATCTACAACTAAAACATCAAGATTTCCCCATTTTACATCAGAAAGTAACTGTCTAATGGCACCTGTTTTTTTTGGACCTCTCCATATAACCGGTAGATCATGGGAAGGAAGTAAATATTGCATTGAAACAACTTTTAAATTATTTCTTTTTAGAGGAATTATACCTTCTTTATCAACCATTAAATTACCGTCTAACCCTAATATTCTTGGAACATTAGGGCCATGGATATCTGCATCTAGCAATCCCACCTTAAAATCTTTACTTAAACCTTCTGCAATGTTTACAGCAACTGTGGATTTTCCAACTCCTCCTTTCCCACTCATAATTGCTATCTTATGTTTTATTTTGTTCATTGCTTTACTTATTTTTATATCTTGCTCCATTAATTTTTTAGCTTTATTTTCGTCCAAATCTTCCACCTCCTCTATGTAAAATTCCCTTACATCCACATACTGGACATATCTTTATCTCTTCAGGCCATTCAGATTTACATTTTTTACATACATACTTTTTTTCTTCAATTATGTATTTTCCTCCACTTACAACTATCATTTTTCCCTCTATTATTGCTTCAGCAATTTTTGAACGTGCAGAAGTCAATATCCTATGAAATGTTGGTTGTGATACGTTCATTACTTTAGCAGCTTCTTCTTGTTTCATTCCCAAATAATCTTTAAGCCTTATAGCTTCCAATTCTTCTATTTCCATCTTTACAACTTCTTCTGTTGCCCAGGGAGGACAGGGACCAAAACTTTTAACTCTAGGTTTCTCAATAACCCTCCGAAACCTTCTTGGCCTTGGCATTTTTTCACCCAAAACATTATGAATAAATATTTATAATCCAGAATAAAAAGTTTATGATGATGAAAGTAGCTGTAGTTACAGATGGTAGATATGGTGAAAGAAGCTATAAAACAATAAAAAAATATTTTGATTGTAAGATTGTAAAGATGAAATGTCCTTCAGAAGCATTTTTAGATGATGTTGAGATCCCCAACAATGTATTTAAAAAATTAAAAGATACAGAGATAATTTTAATTTATATATTACATCCTGATGTAATTTATGAGCTTGTTAGAAGGATAAGTGATGGTAAAAAATGGATTATAGTAGCTTCATGGGATGGAAAAGGATTCAAAAAACAATTACAAGCATTTAAAAATGTTATATGTCCTGATTTAATGTGTAATATTAGAAAAATTGGTGACAAAACTTTTGATAAATTTGCATCTAAAATTGGGAAACCTAAAGTTGAAATTAAAATAAAAAATGGCAAATTAAAAGATATAAAAGTATTGAGGACTTCACCATGTGGGGCGACATTGTTTGTTGCTAACTACATTAAAAAGAAGTATATTAATAAAAAAATAACTAAAGATTTACCTCGTGAAGCTGGTTTTAAAGTTCAACATTATCCCTGTATGGCACCTAAAATCAATATTCTTGTTGACAATGAATGTAAAAAACAATTTGCATCTGAATTACACAAAGAAGCATTTGAAAAAGCATTAAAGAATTTTTAAATTATATTTAATTTAATTTTATTTAAGAAAATTTTATATATTTTGATTAAAAAAATTGATTTTGTGTAATAAAAATTTTTTAATTATTGAGAAGAGGTGGTATTGAATGCATATTCCAGATGGATATATTCCTTTGTGGCAGTGTGCTATCTACTATATTATAGCAATTGTGGCAGTGGCTTACTCTCTTAAGTGGTCTGCCAGAAATCTTACAGAAAGAAATATTCCATTGTTTGCAGTACTAGCTGCAGGTATATTTGCTGTGATGTCTTTTAATGTTCCAATCCCTTGGGGTACTAGTGGTCATATGGTTGGTGCAGCACTTGTAGCAATTGTATTTGCTAGTCCATGGGCAGCAATACTTTTAATTTCAATAGTGTTGCTGTTACAGGCACTTATTTTTGGAGATGGTGGTATAACAGCTTTAGGTGCAAATATTTTAAACATGGGTATACTAGGAGGATTTGTAGGTTACTATACATTTAAGGCATTAGTGAAATACAACAAACCAATAGCTATTTTCTTAGCAGGATGGTTATCAATATTTCTTGCAGCAATTTTATGTGCAATTGAACTAGCGTTAGCAGGCAAATTCCCAATAAACCTAGGACTTACATTTATGGGACTGTTCCATGCAGTAATTGGTATAATAGAAGGTGTCTTGACATTGATAGTAATCCTTGCAATTGAAAGAATACGTCCGGATTTAATAGTTTGGAAAAAAGCTCCAGAGGAGGCTGCAACAGAATGAAAGACACTCACAAAATCATAATAGTTGGTCTAGTAATTTCATTAATAATATGTTGTCTTTCACCATTTTTAGCATCTCAAAATCCTGATGGTCTAGAAAAAACAGCTGAACTAGTGAAAGCTGGTGAAGGAACAAGATTCCATCAACCTCCAATGCCTGATTATGAAATACCAGGATTAGGAACTATTGGTTCTGTATTGGCATTAGTGATAGGTACAATTATTGTATTTGCTATCGCCTATGGAGTAGCAATCGTTGCAGGTAAAAGAAAAGCTTAATTTTCTCCTTTTTTATTTTTTAGAGACATGACAGGCATTGATGATATTATATTCATTGAGAAAGATGCAAAAAAGAATAGCCCCATACATAATCTTGATCCAAGAGTGAAATTAATAATTTTTATTTTTTTAGTTGTTTATGCTGTTCATACACAATCATTTTATGTTTTAATTGCACTAGAATTGTATCTTTTCCTACTTATTTTTATATCTAAATTAGATTTCATAACTTTTTTAAAGAGATTACTTTTAGTTCTTCCATTTGGTGGTTTTATTGCTATTTTTCAAATTTTCATTAGACCAGGACATATATTACTTTCATTGCCCCTCGGAATCCACATAACTTTTGAAGGATTAGTATATGGGACTTTTCTTTTATTAAAGTTGATAACTTGTGTTACCTCAGTTCTCATGCTTTCATCAACAACGCCACTTCAAGATTTAGTTGAGGCTGGAAAAAGACTACACCTTCCTCCACTTTTTATGATGTTGATAAGCATAACAGTGAGATACTTATTTTATTTTTATGAGAAATTTGTAACAATTACAAATGCACAAAAATCAAGATGTTTTAGTATTTGGAATAAAAATTTACCATATCTTCTTAGATTAAGAAAAATTGGGGAAACAATAGCTATAGTTTTTCTCAAAGCATATGAACAAGGTGAAAAAGTATATTTAAGTATGTTAAGTCGTGGCTATAATGAAGAGAGTATCAGTAATTATCATACTCATGTGAAATTAAAAATGAGTGATTATATTTTTATAATAAGTAATGTTGCTTTAGTTTTGTTTCTAGAAATTGTTTCACTATTCATAATTTAAATATCCTTCATTGTATAATTTTTGTAGGTCTGAGGCATGCATCAATTCATAAATAGCATATGGATTGTTAAAATAGGGTTCAATCATACCTTTTATTACATAATAATATGCTCCAAATCTTCCATAATATTTCCAGGTTATTTGTACATATAGAGGGAAACCACAACCTTGATTTATCAATGGATTTCCTTCACGTACAGTCCCATGATAAAACATTGGAATTGGTCCTTCTTGTCCATTTTCTTTTGCAATTTCCATTACATAATTCATTGCTTCATCTAATGTATCAAACTCATATCCATCAGCTCTATACCTATATTTATTTTCAGGAATTCCAAATAAAAACGTCTGTATAACTTCTTGCCAATCTATATTTGTACGCATACCTCTATTATCTATAAATGCAAGATTTATAACTGTAATGTCTCCTTCTTTATAATGTGCATAACCAGATGCTCCTGCATAATGAACAACTAAGACACATTTTGATCCCATCCTTCTTGCATAATCTGCAGCTACTTTTGATTGTGGATGTCCTGGATACATATCTGGATTTGCTAATTTAACAATTCCTAAGCGTCCTACGGGTTTTACAGGAGCTAAAGTACCATGAATATATAAATAAATCCCAAAAATCATGAAGACCATGAAGAATATACTTGTCTTTCTCATTAAAACACCTAAATAAAATAATTAAGAAATTCTTACTATCACCTCCTTTTAAATATTATGGTTTTGCAATATTTTCTAATTTTTTTGTATTGATAGTGTTGCTAGGTATGTAATGCCATGGTACCGGCGTGGATTCGGAGTGCCTATTTAGGCTCGATGAAGAATCGCACTCCAGCCATGGCAACAAAATTGGTGAGAGCCTGAGTGAATAACTCAGGCTTGATCATAGGTCCCACGGGTGCTGGTAAAGTCCCAAAGGAATCCCCCGCCAACTCCGTTTGATCCTAGCGGAGGCCACTGCTATGGGGGTCCGACTAAGCCATGCAAGTCGAACGGGCCTTGTGCCCGTGGCGAACGGCTCAGTAACACGTGGACAACCTACCCTGGGGTCCGGGATAACCCCGGGAAACTGGGGCTAATCCCGGATAGGCGAGGTCTCCTGGAATGGGGCCTCGCCGAAAGGTCTTTTGACCGCCCCAGGATGGATCTGCGGCCGATTAGGTAGTTGGTAGGGTAACGGCCTACCAAGCCTACGATCGGTACGGGTTGTGAGAGCAAGAGCCCGGAGACGGGGCCTGAGACAAGGCCCCGGGCCCTACGGGGCGCAGCAGGCGCGAAAACTCCGCAATGCGCGAAAGCGCGACGGGGGGACCCCCAGTGCCACTCCGTAAGGAGTGGCTTTTCCGGAGTGTAAAAAGCTCCGGGAATAAGGGCTGGGCAAGACCGGTGCCAGCCGCCGCGGTAACACCGGCAGCCCGAGTGGTGGCCGCGTTTATTGGGCCTAAAGCGTCCGTAGCCGGTCCGGTAAGTCTCCGGTGAAAGCCCGCAGCTCAACTGCGGGAGTAGCCGGAGATACTGCCGGACTTGGGGCCGGGAGAGGCCGGAGGTACCCCCGGGGTAGGGGTGAAATCCTGTAATCCCGGGGGGACCACCTGTGGCGAAGGCGTCCGGCTGGAACGGGCCCGACGGTGAGGGACGAAAGCCAGGGGAGCGAACCGGATTAGATACCCGGGTAGTCCTGGCCGTAAACGATGCGGACTTGGTGTTGGGGCAACCTCGAGTTGCCCCAGTGCCGCAGGGAAGCCGTTAAGCCCGCCGCCTGGGGAGTACGGCCGCAAGGCTGAAACTTAAAGGAAATTGGCGGGGGAGCACCACAACGCGTGGAGCCTGCGGTTTAATTGGATTCAACGCCGGACACCTCACCGGGGGCGACGGCAGGATGATGGCCAGGTTGATGACCTTGCCTGACGAGCCGAGAGGAGGTGCATGGCCGCCGTCAGCTCGTACCGTGAGGCGTCCTGTTAAGTCAGGCAACGAGCGAGACCCGCGCCCCTAGTTGCCAGCGGGTCCCGTAAGGGACGCCGGGCACACTAGGGGGACCGCCAGCGATAAGCTGGAGGAAGGTGCGGGCGACGGTAGGTCCGTATGCCCCGAAACCCCGGGCTACACGCGGGCTACAATGGCCGGGACAATGGGTACCGACCCCGAAAGGGGGAGGGTAATCCCATAAACCCGGCCGTAGTTCGG
Coding sequences within:
- a CDS encoding methyl-coenzyme M reductase, beta subunit (COGs: COG4054 Methyl coenzyme M reductase beta subunit~InterPro IPR003179: IPR008924: IPR009024~KEGG: mth:MTH1168 methyl coenzyme M reductase I, beta subunit~PFAM: Methyl-coenzyme M reductase, beta subunit~PRIAM: Coenzyme-B sulfoethylthiotransferase~SPTR: P12972 Methyl-coenzyme M reductase subunit beta~TIGRFAM: methyl-coenzyme M reductase, beta subunit~PFAM: Methyl-coenzyme M reductase beta subunit, C-terminal domain; Methyl-coenzyme M reductase beta subunit, N-terminal domain~TIGRFAM: methyl-coenzyme M reductase, beta subunit); the encoded protein is MPKYEDKVDLYDDRGNLVEEQVPIEALSPLRNTAIKKIIHDIKRTVAVNLEGIENALRSAKVGGSGCHIPGRELDVDVIDNAEAIAEKAKEMIQVEEGDDTVVELLHDGKRALVKVPSSRLESAAEYSVAPLVTASAFIQSIIDVCDISIYDANMVKAAVLGRYPQSVEYVGGNIATMLDIPQKLEGPGYALRNILVNHIVAATLKNTLQAVALSSILEHTAMFEMGDAVGKFERLHLLGLAYQGLNADNLVYDLVKANGKDGTVGSVVEDVVERAKEDGVIKVEKELNGYKVYGTDDLALWNAYAAAGLVAATIVNQGAARAAQGVSSTILYYNDIIEFETGLPGVDFGRAEGTAVGFSFFSHSIYGGGGPGIFNGNHIVTRHSKGFAIPCVAAAMALDAGTQMFSPELTSGLIKDVFSKVDEFREPLKYVVEAAAEIKDKV
- a CDS encoding methyl-coenzyme M reductase I operon protein C (COGs: COG4056 Methyl coenzyme M reductase subunit C~InterPro IPR007687~KEGG: mth:MTH1166 methyl coenzyme M reductase I, C protein~PFAM: Methyl-coenzyme M reductase protein C~SPTR: Q49175 McrC protein~TIGRFAM: methyl-coenzyme M reductase I operon protein C~PFAM: Methyl-coenzyme M reductase operon protein C~TIGRFAM: methyl-coenzyme M reductase I operon protein C), giving the protein MIGRTTHIVDCRETMGLGEGGGLAQRGTFAQCGGDVVAVAMSPGRRHITKPICEITFALRENDIKVSTLVLNAGAGVPSDAPEAGAGGLFGITPEEAEQIGRHKLALVHLGAVRYHIIYKARLILRNVDVPCIIVCEYPVDFEDFAKIGVKTRAVMPDKPQTKGIVVDIVSGVVRGETCPQEKLDEIVNKVKKWLNVLTRLEY
- a CDS encoding methyl-coenzyme M reductase operon protein D (COGs: COG4055 Methyl coenzyme M reductase subunit D~InterPro IPR003901~KEGG: mth:MTH1167 methyl coenzyme M reductase I, D protein~PFAM: Methyl-coenzyme M reductase, protein D~SPTR: P12974 Methyl-coenzyme M reductase operon protein D~TIGRFAM: methyl-coenzyme M reductase operon protein D~PFAM: Methyl-coenzyme M reductase operon protein D~TIGRFAM: methyl-coenzyme M reductase operon protein D), producing MDVEIFPHRLLSAETTEKLLNKLGEIEGIKRMIIQGQRLPAGEHPDRRVINVKGQDIELKVKTGRIFVEIEDKKTMEKIKEVCDEVFPFKYELIPGTFFRRQKTVTDAIKFGKDVDKLPTELVGMTDQSARLKDRVSIIPKTKKKKRD
- a CDS encoding methyl-coenzyme M reductase, gamma subunit (COGs: COG4057 Methyl coenzyme M reductase gamma subunit~InterPro IPR003178: IPR009024~KEGG: mth:MTH1165 methyl coenzyme M reductase I, gamma subunit~PFAM: Methyl-coenzyme M reductase, gamma subunit~PRIAM: Coenzyme-B sulfoethylthiotransferase~SPTR: P12973 Methyl-coenzyme M reductase subunit gamma~TIGRFAM: methyl-coenzyme M reductase, gamma subunit~PFAM: Methyl-coenzyme M reductase gamma subunit~TIGRFAM: methyl-coenzyme M reductase, gamma subunit), translating into MAQFYPGSTKIAENRRKFMNPDAELEKLREISDEDVVRILGHRAPGEEYPSVHPPLEELDEPEDPIKDIVEPTEGAKAGDRVRYVQFTDSVYFAPAQPYIRSRAYLWRYRGADAGTLSGRQIIEARERDVEKIAKELIETEFFDPARTGIRGKSVHGHSLRLDENGMMFDMLRRQVYDEETGRVKMVKNQIGDEFDEPIDLGEPLDEETLKEKTTIYRIDNIPYREDKDLLEIVQRIHQLRSEAGFSPE